In Solanum lycopersicum chromosome 5, SLM_r2.1, the following are encoded in one genomic region:
- the LOC104647593 gene encoding zinc finger CCCH domain-containing protein 53-like has product MASSNFPLSPMTANKCMNFLQQQQLQSAESRRAAAALMMGDDMHKLSRSRFERGDFGLNGGVGITNPRSRQIYLTFPADSTFKEEDVSNYFSTYGPVQDVRIPYPQKRMFGFVTFVYPETVKTILAKGNPNFVCDARVLVKPYKEKGKVPEKFRKQHQQQQQEATPTAGSNTNSILIFGVCFVTDNGFALNYGSFC; this is encoded by the exons ATGGCTTCTTCTAACTTTCCTCTCTCTCCCATGACTGCTAACAAATGCATGAACTTTCTTCAGCAGCAACAGTTGCAGTCTGCTGAAAGCCGAAG GGCAGCTGCTGCATTGATGATGGGTGATGACATGCACAAATTGAGCAGAAGTCGTTTTGAAAGAGGGGATTTTGGACTGAATGGTGGAGTTGGAATAACAAATCCACGTTCAAGGCAAATTTACTTGACATTTCCAGCTGATAGTACTTTCAAAGAAGAGGATGTTTCCAATTATTTCAG CACTTATGGGCCTGTTCAAGATGTGAGGATTCCATATCCGCAAAAGAGGATGTTTGGTTTTGTTACATTTGTTTATCCGGAGACTGTGAAGACCATTCTTGCCAAAGGAAATCCTAATTTTGTATGTGATGCTAGGGTGCTTGTCAAGCCTTACAAAGAGAAGGGCAAAGTCCCAGAGAAGTTTAG GAAGCAACACCAACAGCAACAGCAGGAAGCAACACCAACAGCAGGAAGCAACACCAACAGCATATTGATATTTGGTGTTTGTTTTGTTACAGATAATGGTTTTGCACTCAATTATGGATCTTTttgttaa